The following proteins are co-located in the candidate division KSB1 bacterium genome:
- the atpD gene encoding F0F1 ATP synthase subunit beta yields MENFGRILQIIGPVVDVVFDSGKLPDIRHALEIRRSDGSRLVLEAAQDLGENTVRCIAMDSTDGLQRGEKVFDTGRSITVPVGRETLGRMLNVVGEPIDELGEIKAKEWWPIHRPAPKLEELETRTEILETGIKVIDLLEPYAKGGKTGLFGGAGVGKTVLIQELINNIAVHRGGFSVFGGVGERTREGNELYREFQESGVIDMTNLSNSKVAMVFGQMNEPPGARLRVALSALTIAEYFRDVENRDVLFFIDNIFRFTQAGSEVSALLGRMPSAVGYQPNLATEMGQLQERITSTKKGSITSVQAVYVPADDLTDPAPATTFGHLDATTVLSRRLAEQSIYPAVDPLESTSRILDPRIVGEEHYTVARAVQQILQKYKELQDIIAILGMEELSAEDKLVVSRARRIQRFLSQPFSVAQQFTGFEGRYVKLEDTIRGFKEILEGKHDDLPEQAFWMVGTIEEAVEKAKRMRR; encoded by the coding sequence ATGGAAAATTTCGGCAGAATATTGCAAATCATCGGTCCGGTTGTGGATGTCGTGTTTGATTCGGGCAAGTTGCCGGACATTCGGCATGCCTTGGAAATCCGGCGCAGCGACGGCAGTCGATTGGTATTGGAAGCAGCTCAGGATTTAGGGGAAAACACGGTTCGCTGCATCGCCATGGATTCAACCGACGGCCTTCAGCGCGGCGAAAAAGTATTTGATACCGGCCGGTCGATCACGGTGCCGGTGGGGCGCGAGACGCTCGGCAGGATGCTTAATGTCGTCGGTGAACCGATCGATGAACTGGGTGAGATCAAAGCAAAGGAATGGTGGCCTATCCACCGCCCGGCGCCCAAGCTCGAAGAGCTCGAAACCCGCACCGAAATCCTGGAGACGGGTATCAAGGTCATCGATCTGCTCGAACCGTATGCCAAAGGCGGGAAGACAGGCCTTTTCGGCGGCGCCGGCGTGGGAAAAACTGTGCTCATCCAGGAGCTGATCAACAACATTGCCGTCCATCGCGGCGGGTTTTCGGTTTTCGGCGGCGTCGGCGAACGTACGCGCGAAGGCAACGAGCTGTACCGCGAGTTCCAGGAAAGCGGCGTGATCGACATGACCAATTTATCCAACTCTAAAGTGGCCATGGTCTTTGGCCAGATGAACGAGCCTCCGGGAGCACGCTTGCGCGTCGCTCTTTCGGCTTTGACCATTGCCGAGTATTTTCGCGACGTCGAGAATCGGGACGTCTTGTTCTTTATCGACAATATATTTCGCTTTACGCAGGCCGGATCCGAAGTTTCTGCTCTCCTCGGACGCATGCCCTCGGCCGTCGGCTATCAGCCCAATCTGGCCACCGAGATGGGGCAGCTGCAGGAACGCATCACCTCGACCAAAAAAGGCTCCATTACCTCGGTTCAGGCTGTCTATGTGCCGGCCGACGACTTGACCGATCCGGCGCCGGCGACTACTTTCGGCCATCTCGACGCCACTACGGTTCTCTCGCGGCGTTTAGCGGAGCAAAGCATCTATCCGGCGGTTGACCCGCTCGAATCGACCTCCCGCATACTCGACCCGCGCATCGTCGGCGAGGAACACTATACCGTTGCCCGTGCCGTGCAGCAGATTCTGCAAAAATACAAAGAGCTGCAGGATATTATCGCCATTCTGGGCATGGAAGAGCTTTCCGCTGAAGACAAACTGGTGGTCAGCCGGGCGCGCCGAATCCAACGCTTTTTATCGCAGCCCTTTTCCGTCGCGCAACAATTTACCGGCTTTGAAGGCCGCTATGTCAAATTGGAAGATACGATCCGCGGCTTTAAGGAAATACTCGAGGGCAAACACGACGATCTACCGGAGCAGGCTTTTTGGATGGTCGGCACCATCGAAGAAGCGGTTGAAAAAGCAAAACGGATGCGACGGTAA
- the atpC gene encoding ATP synthase F1 subunit epsilon, translated as MARLKKRYFQVEIITPDHPAIKHQAVQVIAPGKGGLFGVLINHAPAIFALEIGLLKVEAIGGDKYYTISGGAAYITNNVMKIVTDSAEDIETLDVERAKRARDRALERLKSRQENIDQVRAKAALARALNRLRAVQLLE; from the coding sequence ATGGCAAGACTGAAAAAAAGATATTTTCAAGTCGAGATCATTACGCCGGATCACCCGGCGATTAAACACCAGGCGGTACAGGTGATCGCACCGGGGAAGGGGGGGCTGTTCGGCGTGCTGATCAACCATGCACCGGCGATTTTTGCGCTCGAAATCGGTTTGCTCAAGGTGGAGGCGATCGGCGGCGACAAGTACTATACAATTTCCGGCGGAGCGGCATATATCACAAACAACGTCATGAAAATTGTTACCGATTCGGCGGAAGATATCGAGACGCTGGATGTTGAGAGGGCGAAACGGGCGCGCGATCGGGCGCTGGAGAGACTCAAATCCCGGCAAGAGAACATTGATCAAGTCCGTGCGAAAGCGGCGCTGGCGCGAGCGCTGAATCGCCTCAGAGCCGTCCAGCTGTTGGAATAA
- a CDS encoding DUF6057 family protein, giving the protein MSKKSERPEVIQSRLRDALLLLGFFAVTAFFYWRLNPEFIRQWQKPEFFLEWRFAKMIINRPGGLLEYLAAFFTETFLYRLWGALFLAAVTTAVLWMTRRVILKSTPVFAAPIFYAVPACCIIVLTSLYNHPLEETFAFLTSLSALDGYLYLQKKSTPARTFAALWIAVFLYLVASAALLFFALWVTLYETLHRRNLLSLSLLPVAIFWIAWADRYIFLQNPNFAFLHLLPFHHSYKLAFAPYLLYAFLPFLVVVAIFIPKELVSPIERSKILRFVQAVVVWGLATAAAVFSFSQFHFDIQQVDKDAANRQWRNLLKYVEKRPITHRLNLFQIYRALYHQGILLDELFSVSRQERALKSLMMDKDFAMTARLEYADLLMDFGHLNEAEHWTHEALVHFGQAPEVLLRMAQINLVKGNKAFADMCLRRLSKTLFYKGESSRLRAVLESNTPTLPDSYLEGVRRVMFRKDFPQFTYRVRVNLELMHQNNPENRMVFEYLCAYYLLSGNLKALMSCIEKFPSFRFQRLPRHIEEAAVLYNLMTHNPKPESAGYRFSRDTLRRFSDYMQILASHRGDREAAMPELKSKYGNTFWYYQMYVLRKLIEEQEKPSSEELS; this is encoded by the coding sequence ATGAGTAAGAAATCAGAACGACCGGAGGTAATCCAAAGTCGGCTGCGGGACGCTCTGCTCCTGCTCGGATTCTTTGCCGTAACCGCCTTTTTCTATTGGCGACTCAACCCCGAATTCATTCGTCAATGGCAAAAGCCGGAATTTTTTCTCGAATGGCGGTTCGCCAAAATGATCATAAATCGCCCCGGCGGCCTGCTCGAGTACCTGGCGGCTTTCTTTACCGAAACGTTTCTCTATCGCTTGTGGGGCGCGCTCTTTCTGGCCGCCGTGACGACCGCCGTACTTTGGATGACGCGCCGTGTGATTCTCAAAAGCACGCCTGTCTTTGCCGCGCCGATTTTTTATGCCGTGCCGGCCTGCTGCATCATAGTCCTCACCAGTCTTTACAACCACCCTCTTGAAGAAACTTTTGCATTTTTAACCTCTCTGTCGGCCCTTGACGGCTATCTCTACCTGCAGAAGAAATCCACGCCGGCTCGGACTTTTGCGGCGCTGTGGATCGCCGTTTTCCTCTATCTGGTTGCTTCCGCCGCGCTGCTGTTTTTCGCCCTGTGGGTGACCCTCTACGAAACGCTGCATCGGCGCAATTTACTCAGCCTGAGCCTCCTGCCCGTCGCCATCTTTTGGATTGCCTGGGCGGACCGCTATATCTTTCTCCAAAATCCCAATTTCGCCTTTCTGCACCTGCTGCCGTTTCATCATTCCTATAAATTGGCTTTTGCCCCCTATCTCCTCTATGCTTTTCTGCCGTTTTTGGTTGTCGTCGCGATTTTTATCCCCAAAGAGCTGGTGTCGCCGATCGAGCGATCGAAAATTTTGCGCTTTGTCCAGGCCGTCGTCGTCTGGGGGCTGGCAACAGCCGCCGCGGTTTTTTCGTTCAGTCAGTTCCATTTCGATATTCAGCAGGTGGACAAGGACGCGGCCAATCGCCAGTGGCGGAACCTGCTGAAATATGTCGAAAAGCGGCCGATCACGCACCGGCTTAATCTGTTTCAAATTTATCGCGCTCTCTATCACCAGGGAATCTTGTTGGATGAGCTGTTTTCCGTCTCACGACAGGAGAGGGCGCTTAAAAGCCTGATGATGGATAAAGATTTTGCCATGACCGCGCGTTTGGAATATGCCGATCTATTGATGGATTTCGGCCACTTGAACGAGGCGGAACATTGGACCCATGAAGCCTTGGTGCATTTCGGACAAGCGCCGGAAGTCCTCCTACGCATGGCGCAAATCAACCTCGTCAAAGGCAATAAAGCCTTTGCCGATATGTGTCTCCGTCGACTGAGCAAAACGCTCTTTTACAAGGGTGAAAGTTCGCGCCTACGAGCTGTTCTGGAAAGCAACACGCCCACATTGCCGGATTCCTATCTCGAAGGCGTTCGCCGCGTCATGTTCCGCAAAGATTTTCCGCAGTTCACCTATCGGGTACGCGTCAATCTGGAGCTGATGCACCAGAATAATCCGGAAAACCGCATGGTTTTCGAATACCTCTGTGCCTATTATCTGCTTTCCGGCAACCTTAAAGCGCTGATGTCGTGCATAGAAAAGTTCCCTTCGTTCCGTTTTCAGCGTCTTCCGCGGCACATAGAGGAAGCTGCCGTGCTTTACAATCTCATGACCCACAATCCCAAGCCGGAATCGGCCGGTTACCGTTTCAGCCGTGACACGCTTCGGCGCTTCTCCGATTATATGCAGATTTTGGCTTCCCACCGCGGAGACAGGGAGGCGGCCATGCCCGAACTGAAGAGTAAATACGGCAACACCTTCTGGTATTACCAGATGTACGTATTGCGAAAACTCATCGAGGAACAGGAAAAACCGTCGTCGGAGGAGTTGTCATGA
- a CDS encoding DUF6057 family protein, translating to MNRRPQNSERTTEKPPERVKREAVWTIVWYASLLIFLFFYFWQIIRPELYFTAQEPVFYLDRYFLKNYFAYPGGFLDGFSAFLGSLCYQPLLGALSLSLLLTVTAALFGVYLRAIVPATPRFLASLVLIPLLMLFSNYAFPPLVPAAVMIAMAAAAAHTRIKTNLGRFLFSLLVGTVLYYAAGTALYLYALATAVFEVTRKNVWPILSLAVLCFLLPLAAGTRLFTISPHFAFTFPLLQYDEEHAVPYLLYITWAIALFVAVAGKRVWDKKIFIKPFSQIIQLLIFLAALSATAFAAFRPDDRQFWQFSYFSRMGQWEKILKLCEKPYLKNQQIMLEINRALAQLGRLGDRMFYYRQPFGREGLFVLHDQDVSTLLIRSDVYFDLGHYNAARQWAHEAASVRGETIWNTQRLALCYLILGQNSAAELYFRRLEKSLFHRGWAKRYRPYWQGEKSLLSDRELAAAVSNRVSQDFITLVLYPERDFPHLLRQNPRNRTALDYMLADLLLSKKLKAFVDEVISRNLLTRQMPRHYQEALIFYASQVRDLPPQLQTFRPDREVFNEFGKFQSLARQHAGNLKAAQAEFEKQFGHTYWYYLVFHPLEKES from the coding sequence ATGAATCGGCGACCTCAAAACAGCGAAAGGACGACCGAAAAGCCTCCCGAGAGGGTCAAACGGGAAGCCGTGTGGACAATCGTTTGGTATGCATCGTTGCTGATTTTCCTCTTTTTCTATTTTTGGCAGATCATTCGGCCGGAACTCTATTTTACCGCCCAAGAACCGGTCTTTTATCTGGATCGATATTTTTTAAAGAACTATTTTGCTTATCCCGGCGGCTTCCTTGACGGTTTTTCAGCGTTTCTCGGCAGTCTTTGCTACCAGCCGCTGCTCGGCGCTTTGTCGCTTTCGCTCCTTCTCACTGTCACGGCAGCGCTGTTCGGCGTTTATCTCCGCGCGATCGTTCCGGCAACACCGCGGTTTCTTGCTTCATTGGTGCTCATTCCTCTGCTGATGCTTTTCAGCAATTATGCCTTTCCGCCGCTTGTTCCGGCTGCCGTGATGATTGCAATGGCCGCAGCAGCTGCTCACACCAGGATCAAAACGAACCTCGGGCGATTCCTCTTCTCCCTCCTTGTCGGAACGGTTCTTTACTATGCGGCCGGAACCGCTCTCTATCTTTACGCTTTGGCAACCGCCGTCTTTGAAGTCACGCGCAAAAACGTTTGGCCGATCTTGAGCCTTGCCGTGTTATGCTTTCTGCTCCCGCTTGCTGCCGGCACACGGCTGTTCACAATTTCTCCCCATTTTGCTTTCACATTTCCGTTGCTTCAATATGATGAAGAGCACGCTGTTCCCTACCTGCTTTATATAACCTGGGCGATCGCCCTTTTTGTCGCCGTAGCCGGAAAACGCGTTTGGGACAAGAAAATCTTTATCAAGCCGTTTTCGCAAATTATACAGCTTTTAATTTTCCTTGCGGCGCTCAGCGCCACTGCATTTGCCGCTTTTCGCCCCGATGATCGGCAGTTTTGGCAGTTTTCTTATTTCAGCCGCATGGGCCAATGGGAAAAAATATTAAAACTGTGCGAAAAGCCGTACCTCAAGAACCAGCAGATCATGTTGGAGATCAATCGGGCGTTGGCGCAGCTGGGTCGTTTGGGCGATCGCATGTTCTACTACCGTCAACCGTTCGGCCGCGAGGGATTGTTCGTGCTTCATGACCAGGATGTATCGACGCTTTTGATCCGCAGCGATGTCTATTTCGACCTCGGTCATTACAACGCCGCACGTCAATGGGCGCACGAAGCCGCTTCGGTCCGCGGCGAAACTATCTGGAACACTCAACGCCTTGCGCTTTGCTATTTGATTCTCGGCCAAAACTCGGCGGCGGAACTCTATTTTCGCAGGTTGGAAAAATCGCTTTTTCATCGCGGCTGGGCGAAACGCTATCGGCCGTATTGGCAAGGGGAAAAGAGTCTCTTGAGCGATCGCGAATTGGCCGCAGCCGTTTCCAATAGGGTCAGCCAGGACTTTATCACCCTTGTTCTCTATCCGGAACGGGATTTTCCTCACCTTCTGCGGCAGAATCCGCGGAATCGGACCGCTTTGGATTACATGCTTGCCGATTTACTTTTGTCAAAAAAGCTCAAGGCTTTTGTCGATGAGGTCATCTCCCGCAACCTCTTGACGCGGCAAATGCCGCGTCATTATCAGGAAGCGCTGATTTTCTACGCGTCGCAGGTGCGGGATTTGCCGCCGCAGCTGCAGACCTTTAGACCCGATCGCGAGGTATTTAACGAGTTCGGAAAATTTCAGTCTCTGGCACGTCAGCATGCGGGCAACCTTAAAGCCGCTCAGGCAGAGTTCGAAAAGCAATTCGGGCACACTTACTGGTACTACCTCGTCTTTCATCCATTGGAAAAAGAATCCTAA
- a CDS encoding Rid family hydrolase, which produces MTERYEEQGNGFKVYITIIGGNQAYITASVTLPHRTAEIAAGIYQTIYSVLEKYRLQIVHERIFGDLSSYEQIIEARNRAFARFGESLPFTYIQGKPVIDSGLAGVQIRAFRPERPDDGIWVIRYDGRAVGRKWRRSGAEFLMLQNIYGNPQIADRYHQACDMFDQAQAVLQSEGLSFKNVLRTWIYLSKILEWYGEFNRARNARFTEYGLLGLSEKENTEAERIYLPASTGILGENPAGAAGAMDAFAVRPGGAGLQISHTTGVQQKSPYRYGSAFSRAMTLREPDVKHILLSGTASIDEHGKTVFIGDVEAQIRKTFSVVEALIRHEGASLHDVHEATVFFKCPQDFRYFPKIAREFGVADLPAVYIVADVCRDDLLFELDAAIAV; this is translated from the coding sequence ATGACTGAACGCTATGAGGAGCAGGGGAACGGCTTTAAAGTTTACATCACGATTATCGGCGGAAATCAAGCGTATATTACCGCTTCGGTAACTTTACCCCATCGAACTGCCGAAATTGCCGCCGGCATTTATCAGACAATATACTCGGTATTGGAAAAGTATCGCCTGCAGATTGTGCACGAACGCATCTTTGGCGATTTGTCCAGTTACGAGCAAATTATCGAGGCGCGCAACCGCGCGTTTGCCCGTTTTGGGGAAAGCCTTCCCTTTACTTACATCCAAGGCAAGCCGGTGATCGACTCGGGCTTGGCCGGCGTGCAGATTCGTGCTTTTCGTCCCGAGCGGCCGGACGACGGCATTTGGGTGATTCGCTACGACGGTCGCGCCGTCGGCCGCAAGTGGCGCCGATCCGGAGCGGAGTTTTTGATGCTGCAAAACATCTACGGCAATCCGCAAATCGCCGACCGTTACCATCAAGCCTGCGACATGTTCGATCAGGCGCAGGCCGTGCTGCAGAGCGAAGGGTTGAGTTTCAAGAACGTTCTGCGTACCTGGATCTATCTTTCCAAGATTCTCGAATGGTACGGTGAATTCAATCGCGCCCGCAATGCGCGCTTTACAGAATATGGGCTTTTAGGGCTATCGGAAAAAGAGAACACCGAAGCGGAGCGTATCTATTTGCCTGCCAGCACGGGTATCCTGGGCGAAAATCCGGCCGGAGCGGCAGGAGCTATGGATGCCTTTGCCGTTCGGCCGGGCGGCGCCGGTCTGCAGATCAGCCACACCACCGGCGTACAGCAAAAGTCCCCCTACCGTTACGGCTCCGCCTTTTCGCGCGCCATGACGCTGCGCGAGCCGGACGTAAAGCACATACTGCTTTCCGGAACCGCATCGATCGACGAGCACGGCAAGACGGTGTTTATCGGCGACGTCGAAGCGCAAATTCGCAAAACATTTTCCGTCGTCGAAGCGTTGATTCGACACGAGGGCGCATCTTTACACGACGTTCATGAGGCAACGGTTTTCTTCAAGTGTCCCCAGGATTTCAGGTATTTCCCCAAAATCGCGCGCGAATTCGGCGTTGCCGACCTGCCGGCGGTTTATATTGTGGCCGATGTCTGCCGCGATGATCTTCTATTCGAATTAGATGCAGCTATTGCCGTATGA
- a CDS encoding sigma-70 family RNA polymerase sigma factor, translated as MNSLGAKLLRAFYLSLLTDDRQKSLMPEENRMPDETSVSLQDAEKLQEFEAIAFQYMDSLYSTALRYTRNTQEAEDLVQDTYFRAYRFFDKFQKGTNFKAWIFKILTNTFINKYRKKVRTPQQVQLDKVAYGLEIEEEGEEQLEWNGFDESKYKELFDDEITAALSQLSDDFRMVVLLADVEGFSYKEIAQIIGRPSGTVMSRLFRGRRMLQRILEKYARREGYIRRKKE; from the coding sequence ATGAATTCGCTTGGTGCCAAACTTTTACGAGCCTTTTATCTTTCGCTATTGACGGACGACAGACAAAAATCGCTCATGCCGGAAGAGAACAGAATGCCGGATGAGACTTCTGTATCCCTGCAGGATGCGGAAAAGCTGCAAGAGTTCGAAGCCATTGCGTTTCAGTACATGGATTCACTCTACAGCACCGCTTTGCGGTACACCCGCAACACGCAGGAAGCGGAGGATTTGGTACAGGATACCTACTTCCGCGCCTATCGCTTTTTCGACAAGTTTCAAAAGGGCACCAACTTTAAGGCGTGGATTTTTAAAATCCTGACCAACACCTTTATCAACAAGTACCGCAAAAAAGTGCGTACCCCGCAGCAGGTACAATTGGACAAAGTAGCTTACGGCCTGGAAATCGAGGAAGAAGGCGAAGAGCAGCTTGAATGGAACGGTTTTGATGAAAGCAAATACAAGGAGCTGTTTGACGACGAGATTACGGCTGCCCTCTCGCAGCTCTCGGATGATTTCCGCATGGTCGTACTGCTGGCGGATGTAGAAGGGTTTTCGTACAAGGAAATAGCCCAGATCATCGGTCGGCCGAGCGGTACGGTCATGAGCAGGCTTTTCCGCGGCCGTCGAATGCTGCAGCGCATTCTCGAAAAATATGCGCGCCGAGAAGGTTACATCAGGCGCAAAAAGGAATAA
- a CDS encoding ferritin, whose amino-acid sequence MISEKMSKALNEQINKELYSAYYYLSMATFLDHQNLEGMANFLKHQAQEEVGHAMKIYSYLNEQGARVTLEAIAKPRTDFSSAQQIFELGLEHEKTVTKSIHDLMTLALQENDYASKAFLDWFVSEQVEEEATFDGIVSKFKLSGGQGQALLMLDAQLGQRS is encoded by the coding sequence ATGATTTCAGAAAAAATGAGCAAAGCGCTGAACGAGCAAATTAACAAAGAGCTCTATTCGGCTTATTACTATCTTTCGATGGCGACATTTTTAGATCATCAAAATCTCGAAGGCATGGCCAATTTTTTAAAGCATCAAGCGCAGGAAGAGGTAGGCCATGCCATGAAAATTTACTCTTATTTGAATGAGCAAGGCGCGCGGGTGACATTGGAAGCCATTGCCAAGCCGCGCACCGATTTTTCCAGCGCCCAACAGATTTTTGAGCTGGGATTGGAACACGAAAAAACCGTCACCAAGAGCATTCACGATCTGATGACGTTGGCGTTGCAGGAAAACGACTATGCCTCCAAGGCGTTTCTCGATTGGTTCGTTTCGGAGCAGGTCGAGGAAGAAGCGACTTTTGACGGCATCGTCAGCAAATTCAAGTTGAGCGGCGGCCAGGGCCAGGCTCTGCTGATGCTCGATGCCCAGCTCGGCCAACGATCGTGA
- a CDS encoding 4Fe-4S binding protein yields the protein MKRQIIEIDESKCTGCGLCIPACPEGAIEIIGGKARLREDRLCDGLGACLGHCPERAIRITEREAMPFDKAAVEQNTLDHDENTEAEHLNHLLDHGRTDRYDEAYRFLKKPESAEPAGKPHQGCPGSRSFYFEKSDMQKEADQPSALTHWPIQLHLIAPSAPHYRNKGVLLAADCTAFTAGDFHPRWLAGRSLAIACPKLDEGQEIYVEKIKALIDEAQIESLMVLMMQVPCCSGLLRLARFAASQCRRKIPIRAVTIDFSGHVLQEQSY from the coding sequence ATGAAAAGACAAATCATCGAAATCGACGAATCCAAATGCACCGGTTGCGGCCTGTGTATACCGGCATGTCCTGAAGGCGCCATAGAGATCATTGGCGGCAAGGCACGACTGCGGGAAGACCGCTTGTGCGACGGCCTCGGCGCTTGTCTCGGCCATTGTCCGGAACGCGCCATACGCATTACGGAACGCGAGGCAATGCCGTTTGACAAAGCCGCAGTGGAGCAGAATACCCTCGACCATGATGAGAATACCGAGGCGGAGCACCTCAACCATTTATTGGATCACGGTCGAACTGACCGTTACGATGAAGCGTATCGTTTCCTGAAAAAGCCGGAAAGCGCTGAGCCGGCAGGCAAACCGCATCAGGGCTGCCCAGGCAGCCGCAGTTTTTATTTCGAAAAGTCCGACATGCAGAAAGAAGCTGATCAGCCTTCTGCCCTCACCCATTGGCCGATCCAACTGCATTTGATCGCGCCTTCAGCGCCGCATTATCGCAACAAAGGCGTCCTGCTTGCGGCCGACTGCACGGCTTTTACCGCCGGAGATTTTCACCCTCGCTGGTTGGCAGGCAGATCTTTGGCAATCGCCTGCCCCAAATTAGACGAAGGGCAGGAAATTTATGTGGAAAAAATCAAGGCTCTCATTGATGAAGCCCAAATCGAAAGCCTGATGGTGTTGATGATGCAGGTACCCTGCTGCAGCGGCCTGTTGCGTCTGGCGCGCTTTGCCGCGTCACAATGTCGGCGCAAGATTCCAATTCGGGCCGTGACCATCGATTTCAGCGGCCATGTTCTGCAGGAGCAGAGTTATTAA
- a CDS encoding Crp/Fnr family transcriptional regulator, which produces MSCSRQSLEAWFERLGYFKGLSPASSHAVAEICLLKTCKKREILFNEGQKGYSIYGLLSGAVQLYKTTDDGRPSVIKVIRPGELFGEVILFETDRYPVTAEMLTAGRVFLLPKHQFLCLLEREDFRNDFIAMLMRKQRWLAQQIQFLSAYDVEDRFFLFLKDQFGEQKRYDLTMSKKDLAAAVGATPETLSRLLNRLEAEGWIKQEGKLYEVNERVWRRYR; this is translated from the coding sequence ATGAGCTGCTCCCGTCAAAGTTTAGAGGCATGGTTCGAACGGCTCGGATACTTTAAAGGTCTTTCACCTGCAAGTTCACACGCTGTTGCCGAAATTTGCCTTTTAAAAACCTGTAAAAAGCGTGAGATTCTTTTTAACGAGGGGCAGAAAGGCTACTCGATCTATGGCCTGCTCAGCGGCGCGGTTCAGTTATACAAGACTACCGATGACGGCAGACCATCGGTCATCAAGGTCATTCGTCCCGGCGAACTGTTTGGAGAGGTGATTCTATTCGAAACCGACCGCTACCCTGTGACGGCGGAGATGCTTACAGCCGGACGTGTTTTTCTTTTGCCCAAGCATCAATTTCTTTGTCTGCTGGAGCGTGAGGATTTTCGCAATGACTTTATCGCCATGCTGATGCGGAAACAGCGCTGGCTTGCGCAGCAGATACAATTTCTATCCGCTTACGACGTCGAAGATCGATTTTTTCTTTTTCTCAAAGATCAATTCGGCGAGCAGAAGCGTTATGATTTGACGATGAGCAAAAAGGATTTGGCCGCGGCCGTAGGAGCGACGCCCGAAACGTTGTCGCGGCTTTTAAATCGACTCGAGGCCGAAGGATGGATTAAACAGGAAGGCAAACTTTATGAGGTAAATGAGCGCGTTTGGCGGCGATACCGCTAA
- a CDS encoding OsmC family protein, which produces MDLRVTFPGNLQVNAEYGPFVIETNQDGSAPPPFALFLASIGTCAGIYVLSFCKQRGIPTEGLQITQRMESDPVTHMIKKVILDTHLPAGFPEKYREAVIRAADQCAVKKHLAEPPAFEINTL; this is translated from the coding sequence ATGGATCTTAGAGTGACGTTTCCCGGCAATCTGCAGGTCAATGCGGAATACGGCCCGTTCGTGATCGAAACCAATCAGGACGGTTCGGCGCCGCCGCCCTTTGCGCTCTTTTTGGCATCCATCGGAACGTGCGCCGGAATTTATGTATTGAGCTTTTGCAAACAGCGCGGCATCCCAACCGAAGGCCTGCAAATCACCCAACGAATGGAGAGCGATCCGGTTACGCATATGATCAAAAAAGTGATTCTCGATACACATTTGCCGGCGGGTTTCCCGGAAAAGTATCGTGAGGCGGTGATCCGTGCGGCGGATCAATGCGCCGTGAAAAAGCACCTTGCCGAACCACCCGCCTTTGAAATCAACACGCTTTGA
- a CDS encoding GAF domain-containing protein, whose protein sequence is MNKREAYRWAAKRVRAQVERCDDLIAVLANTTAILKEYHPNFFWVGFYFVRPDYLVLGPFQGPPACVKLSYDRGVCAACAKSGKPIIVPDVHTFPGHVACDARSNSEIVVPVFDRTAELRAVLDVDSQAFDDFDEQDEKGLTAVAALLEKIW, encoded by the coding sequence ATGAACAAGCGCGAAGCTTATCGCTGGGCGGCCAAGCGCGTTCGTGCACAAGTCGAACGCTGCGACGATTTGATCGCCGTTCTCGCAAACACAACGGCGATTTTAAAGGAATACCATCCGAATTTTTTCTGGGTCGGATTTTATTTTGTTCGGCCCGATTATCTGGTCTTGGGGCCTTTTCAGGGGCCGCCCGCATGTGTCAAATTAAGTTATGATCGCGGCGTATGCGCCGCATGCGCCAAAAGCGGCAAACCGATCATCGTGCCGGACGTGCACACCTTTCCCGGCCATGTCGCCTGCGATGCAAGATCGAACTCTGAGATCGTCGTGCCGGTTTTCGATCGAACGGCCGAGCTGCGCGCCGTGCTCGACGTCGACAGCCAAGCCTTTGATGATTTTGATGAACAGGACGAAAAGGGGCTGACGGCCGTTGCTGCTTTGCTCGAAAAAATCTGGTAA